CCCGTCATCCATCCACGGTGCCTCCCAGAACCTCACATATTTCCTGTTGGGGTGTATCAGCCACAGGATCAGCAGGGCAAGTCCGGCGCCTATTATTACGAAGTAGATTAGGCTAGACAACGCGTCGCCCATCCCGATGTAGCTTATCAGGGAGATCGTGTCGTTCACGGTGTGTGCAAGGATGCACGCATACAGCCCGAACTCGCAGTAGATGAATCCGAATATCACTCCGCCCATGGCGGCATCGATGATCTTCGTCCACCCCCACCCTCCCAGATGCGCATATCCGAAGATCACGGCGGAAATCGCTAGGAATATCCATGCCCAGCGGCTCATGCCGAATCCCCCAAGGAGATAACGGAACGAGCTCCTACCGCGGCCGTAGCACAGGGCTACGATGACCATCGGGATCCCGATGGGGAGGACGCGGAATATGAACTCCTCCTCCGGTCCCGCGGTCAGCAGGAGATAGGCTAGCTGTATCTCGGTATACTCATCCATCCAAGAAGCATCGATCTGTTCGCCGAAGGCCCCGATGAGGAATATGTAGAGGATGGTCAGGAATATGGAGACGCAGAGGCCCGTGCAGGCCATGCAGAGTCCGCTGGTGAATACCGCCTCCGGCCTTCCTCCGCGGTTCTTCCTGAACACCGCGTAGAACGCATATGCGGCCGATACGATTATCGCGATGAACTCCAGGACGAAGAGCACCTTGCCGACCGGTGATGCCACGGCCATCAGGTCCCCGAAGAATATGAACCCGTAAGCGATGGCGACGATGAGCGTGAACGAGAACGCGAGGAGAGCGATGGTGGCGACCAGGCGGAACATCGCGGATCTGGTGCAGTCGGTCTGTCCGTCACCGTCCTCGGGAGGGCACGGCAAGGGTTCGGGTGCGTTCCCGAGCTTTCTGCCGCAGTTCCTGCAGTAATTCGCCCCGCGCTGTCTCCATACATCGCATTCGGGACATACTTCGGACTCCGCCAGTGCCTTGCCGCAGTTCCTGCAGAAGCGGGCTCCCCTGGCCCGCCATTCCTCGCATTCGGGGCAGTCATCCTGCATATTTCCTCACCAGTTCCGCTATGTTATCGGCCCTTTCGCACTCGATGACCGCGAGAAGGGATTTCCTGTAGTTGGAAGTGTCAACTATCTCCTTCGCTATGTACTCTTCGCGGACGCGGTTGAGCTTGGCGAATCCCCTCTTCTTGGACACATACCTGTCCCAGTCGATGGCCATGTCTTCGGGGGAGTTGAGACTGAGTTTCACCATCATCCCCTTCTTGGCTAGGCGATGTACGGTGGTGAACTCCACAGCACTGACGCAATTGATGAAAGCGGTGTCGAAATCCTCGTCCCTCATATCGAGAGGTATGACCTGTTTTCCGTCTCTGGCACAGAGGTCGACTATCTCGCAGAAAGCGGGCGAAGGAACCTGTATCTCCCCGAAATACGCCATCCTCTCGGAGTACACGAGGTCGAGTTCGGAGACCTCGACGTTCTCGGTGCCGATCTCCTCCCTCTTCAGGATTGCCTGCAGGGATTCGATGCTCATCGATGCCCCGTACGCATCGTAATCGCCGTACGCTTCGCGGACTTTCTCCGCTTCCGAAACGAGGCCGTTGACCACGGGGAGGATGTCCACCCTGCAGCCGCCTACGGTTAGAGAAATCACTTCTTCGTGCTCCTGGACATGATGATGTCGTTGAGGACGGTCTTGTCATCGATCCTGTGCAGCTCCTCGTCGGTGATGAGCGCGGTGTTCTCGATGTTGTCGTCGTGCTGCTTCTTCTGCACGATGATGACCGCCGGACGGTGCGAGAGGTTCGAGAGTTCGGATGCGACCATGGCCTTCTGGATGAGCTTGCTGTCGTCGGAACCCACTCCGGTGAGGACGACGACCCCGTGGTCGGTGTCCTTGGAGACCGCATCGAAGGGCCCTCTGACGATGGGGGTGATGGAGTACCCGATGGTGACCATGTGGTCGAGGGAGGTGGACCCGGTCTGCTGCTTCGGGTCGGTAATCTGGAATTTGTCCAGTTCCTGTCTGTCGGAGACATACTCGAAGGGGTTCAGGGGCTGGATGATGGGTGCGTCGAGGTATTCCTCGAGCCTGAGTGCGGCATCGATCATGGCACCCATCCCGGACTCGTACAGCTGGATGGTCCTTCTGGACACCCCGGCGGTCTCCGCAAGGGTACCGAGGCTGATCCCCCTCATCTCCCTGATGTCGCGGAGGGCGTCGCTGTCGATCTTCACATACAGTCCGCCGGGAGCGGCGAAGATGAACGGGGGCACGTCCTCGAGAAGTTCGTCCGACAGGGTCTCGTTGGAGATGATCGGGATCTTGAAACGGGTGTAGATGATCCCCTTCTCCAGTTTGCCGGAGCTGCTGGTCTCCCCGATGAGTATGGGGGAAGCCTGCAGGGCATCGGCCATGATCTTCATCTCGTCGGCATTCTTTCTTGAGAACGCATCGACGTTGCTGAGGACCTTGATCAGGAGCATGATGTTGTCCCTGCGTGCGCACACGTCGAAGCACAGGCTCCTGAGGTGTATCGCGGAAGAGACATCGAACCCTGCCTTCGCAAGGATGGCACGGGTCGTGTTGATCATGTCCTCTCTCGTCATAGTACGAGAAATGCGTTTATTTTTCTATAAATGTTGTTGTGTTTTGGAAATCGGAGAAAATAGCCAGGGCCGGGAACGAGGGTTGGGGCATTCCCGGCCCCGGGGCCCCGAAGGGCCGTGGGAAAGCATCACGAGATGCTGATCTTCTTCTTGGTCTCCGCGGGTTTGACGGTCTTGAGGGTGACCTCGAGGATGCCGTTGTTGCATGTGGCCTCGGCGGAATCCATATCGACGTCGCAGGGCAGGGCGACGGTCTTGCTGAACTTCCTCTTCTCGGTGTCGACGGTCACCGTAAGGGAGCTGGGGGTCCCCTCCAGGTTGACGTCCTCTTTCGCCACGCCGGGGATCTCGAACGTCGCCCTGACGACCTCGCCGTCCTGCTGCACATCGCAGATGGGCTCCATGTAGGTCTCCGCGGGAGAGCCTGCCAGCAGTCCTTTCCCTGCCTTGGTGTTGCCGAACTCGCGTACATGGGGCACGCCGTCGGGTCCCTGATACATGGTGTACCCGTAGGTCTGCACTCCGGGGGTGTTCATGAAGTCGCTGAACATGGAACTGAGTTTTTTGTTCATGACCTCGAAGTCGTTCTCGAAGAGGCGGCCGAAGTCGTCCCACACGTCGTTCATATAGTCTCTGTAGTCTGTCATTCGATTCACCTCATTTTACTTGTCTGGGTCTTTTGTGTTTAAGAGGTTTGTTTGGGGTTTTTGAGTGTGATCAGAGGTCCTCGGCCTTGTTGCCGTAGGTGCTCACGCGCTCCTTCGCCTTGGGGCCGAACTTGTCCACGGCCTTCAGGAGGTCGTCCATGGTGACCTTGCAGGCATCAATCTCCTCCTGGGAGGGGACGCTGCCGGAGGCCACCAGCCTCCTGACCGCGGTCATCACCGCCTCGTTGACGATGGCGCCGATGTCCGCACCGGTGCAGCCCTCGGTTCTCTCGGCGATATCGTCCAGGTCGACGTTGTCGTCCATGGGCTTTCCGCGGACATGGATCTCGAAGATGCTCTTCCTGGACTCCTTGTCCGGGGGACCCACGAGGATGGACTTGTCGAACCTTCCGGGCCTCAGCAGAGCGGGGTCGATCCTGTCGGGACGGTTGGTGGCTGCGATGACCACCACGTTGTTCATGGGTTCCAGGCCGTCCAGTTCGGTCAGCATCTGGGAGACGACGTTCTCGGTCACGTGGGTGTCGTCCCCGATGCCCCTTACCGGGGCGATGGAGTCGATCTCGTCCATGAACACCACGCAGGGCGATGCCTGCCTGGCCTTCCTGAACGTCTCCCTGACGGCCTTCTCGGACTCTCCGACGTACTTGTTGAGGAACTCCGGCCCCTTGACGGAGATGAAGTTGGCCTCCGACTCGGTGGCCACTGCCTTCGCGAGCATGGTCTTACCGGTTCCCGGCGGACCGTACAGTAGGATCCCCTTCGGGGGTTTCGCGTTCATGTGGGCGAAGACCTTGCTGTACTTCAGCGGCCATTCCACGGCCTCCTTGAGCTGCTGCTTGGCATCCTCGAGGGCTCCGATGTCCTCCCACTTCACGTTGGGCTTCTCGACCATGACCTCCCTCATGGCGGAGGGGGTCAGTCCGTTCATGGCGTGGCGGAAGTCCTCCATGGTGACGTTGATGCTGTTCAGCACCTCGGTGGGTATGGTGTCGTCCTCGGTGTTCACGTCGGGGAGCACCCTCCTGAGGGCCGCCATGGCCGCCTCGCGGCAGAGTGCGGCCAGGTCCGCTCCCACGTATCCGTGGGTCTTGTCGGCGATCACTCCCAGGTCGACATCCTTGTCGAGTGGCATGCCGCGGGTGTGGATCTGGAGGATCTCGTTCCTTCCGTTGCGGTCGGGGACTCCGATCTCAATCTCGCGGTCGAACCTGCCGGGCCTCCTGAGGGCCTCATCGATGCTGTTGGGCCTGTTGGTGGCTCCGATGACGACCACCCTCCCCCTGGAGTTCAGACCGTCCATCAGGGACAGGAGCTGGGCGACGATGCGCCTCTCCTCCTCTCCCTGGGTCTCCTCCCTCTTGGGCGCGATGGAGTCGATCTCGTCGATGAAGATGATGCTGGGTGCGTTCTCCTCCGCATCTTTGAAGATCTCCCTCAGCTTTCCCTCGGACTCTCCGTAGAACTTGCTGACGATCTCTGGCCCACCGATGGAGATGAAGTTGCTGGAGGTCTCCCCTGCCACAGCCTTCGCGAGCATGGTCTTACCGGTTCCCGGCGGACCGTGCAGGAGCACGCCCTTCGGGGCCTCGACCCCCAGCCTCTTGAAGAGCTCGGGGTGTTTCAGCGGAAGCTCGATCATCTCCCTGACCTGGCGGATGGCGTCTCCGAGCCCTCCCACATCGTCGTAGGAAACCTTCGGGACGTCCATGCCCTCCTTGGAGACGGGCTTGGCGTTGATCTTCACCTTGGTCTCGGCACCGATGATCACGGCTTCGGCCGCCGGGGTGAAGGACGTGACCACAAGGTCCATCTTGTTGCCCATGATGTTCAGGGAGAGGATGTCCCCCTTTGCGAAGGCGCGTCCTTCCAGGGCCTGTGCCAGATATTCCTCCCCGCCCTGGAGCCTGAGCTCCTCCGTCGGGGAGAAGGTAATCTTGGTCGCCTCCTTGACCTCTGCCTT
This is a stretch of genomic DNA from Thermoplasmatales archaeon BRNA1. It encodes these proteins:
- a CDS encoding Molecular chaperone (small heat shock protein) → MNDVWDDFGRLFENDFEVMNKKLSSMFSDFMNTPGVQTYGYTMYQGPDGVPHVREFGNTKAGKGLLAGSPAETYMEPICDVQQDGEVVRATFEIPGVAKEDVNLEGTPSSLTVTVDTEKRKFSKTVALPCDVDMDSAEATCNNGILEVTLKTVKPAETKKKISIS
- a CDS encoding putative transcriptional regulator, with translation MTREDMINTTRAILAKAGFDVSSAIHLRSLCFDVCARRDNIMLLIKVLSNVDAFSRKNADEMKIMADALQASPILIGETSSSGKLEKGIIYTRFKIPIISNETLSDELLEDVPPFIFAAPGGLYVKIDSDALRDIREMRGISLGTLAETAGVSRRTIQLYESGMGAMIDAALRLEEYLDAPIIQPLNPFEYVSDRQELDKFQITDPKQQTGSTSLDHMVTIGYSITPIVRGPFDAVSKDTDHGVVVLTGVGSDDSKLIQKAMVASELSNLSHRPAVIIVQKKQHDDNIENTALITDEELHRIDDKTVLNDIIMSRSTKK
- a CDS encoding CAAX amino terminal protease family, which codes for MQDDCPECEEWRARGARFCRNCGKALAESEVCPECDVWRQRGANYCRNCGRKLGNAPEPLPCPPEDGDGQTDCTRSAMFRLVATIALLAFSFTLIVAIAYGFIFFGDLMAVASPVGKVLFVLEFIAIIVSAAYAFYAVFRKNRGGRPEAVFTSGLCMACTGLCVSIFLTILYIFLIGAFGEQIDASWMDEYTEIQLAYLLLTAGPEEEFIFRVLPIGIPMVIVALCYGRGRSSFRYLLGGFGMSRWAWIFLAISAVIFGYAHLGGWGWTKIIDAAMGGVIFGFIYCEFGLYACILAHTVNDTISLISYIGMGDALSSLIYFVIIGAGLALLILWLIHPNRKYVRFWEAPWMDDGLPGSIDEQWDRH
- a CDS encoding AAA family ATPase, CDC48 subfamily, with the translated sequence MELKAGEAGKGVARLDPALMDILKIKVGDIAIVTGNKKTAVKILRGAPEDENLGVIRIDGSTRRNAGVSIGDRVDVKKAEVKEATKITFSPTEELRLQGGEEYLAQALEGRAFAKGDILSLNIMGNKMDLVVTSFTPAAEAVIIGAETKVKINAKPVSKEGMDVPKVSYDDVGGLGDAIRQVREMIELPLKHPELFKRLGVEAPKGVLLHGPPGTGKTMLAKAVAGETSSNFISIGGPEIVSKFYGESEGKLREIFKDAEENAPSIIFIDEIDSIAPKREETQGEEERRIVAQLLSLMDGLNSRGRVVVIGATNRPNSIDEALRRPGRFDREIEIGVPDRNGRNEILQIHTRGMPLDKDVDLGVIADKTHGYVGADLAALCREAAMAALRRVLPDVNTEDDTIPTEVLNSINVTMEDFRHAMNGLTPSAMREVMVEKPNVKWEDIGALEDAKQQLKEAVEWPLKYSKVFAHMNAKPPKGILLYGPPGTGKTMLAKAVATESEANFISVKGPEFLNKYVGESEKAVRETFRKARQASPCVVFMDEIDSIAPVRGIGDDTHVTENVVSQMLTELDGLEPMNNVVVIAATNRPDRIDPALLRPGRFDKSILVGPPDKESRKSIFEIHVRGKPMDDNVDLDDIAERTEGCTGADIGAIVNEAVMTAVRRLVASGSVPSQEEIDACKVTMDDLLKAVDKFGPKAKERVSTYGNKAEDL